The segment gtcaaaattattaAGAAAGTTTATTTaatgcttgcttcatttagaattggaacaaacttttgctcatattgtggcgctcttgggggacggatttggaagttcttggcgcccaagAGTCTggaattttgttagcttcacctatgtatttttgacattccgcaaaacgactgtattttgtaaacaaacaacatgaagtgaaaaaattgtgcacagttatttggaaaatccattatgGTCTGCagctaggctagctaaacaggcTGAAATTGCCCAGCAATTCCgtgcgcgttatcaaacggtataaggaaatattgatgacgattcggaagcctcaagctaatcatcggagtggaactgtcgaccggaaactgcgtgttaagattttgaaccatcaagaggaatcccaatctttCGGACCGTGATTTGACTAGAAAATTCCGTGcagcccatagtaccgtgaggagaattcgactccggaaAGAAATCAAGTCGTATTGAGCTatcaaacagccaaaccgaaccataaaacagaatagtgtggttAAAATCTGTGCTGTGCAAAAGCTataccaagttcgacgggtgtcttctgatggacgatgaaacctatgtcaaggctgacttcgggcaaatgccaggtcaaatattttacttggcaacggctcggggggatgttccaagcaaatttaaatctatttttgccgacaaatttgcacgaaaatttgatttggcagggcatttgcagctgtggcagaataacgaaagttttcgttacaaataatacaatgacgtcggaactgtaccaaaaggagcgTCTctcaaaacgaattttgccggtcattcgatcccaccactaTTCCaggatgttttggccagatttggtaagctgtcattacagcaaagtcgttcaagaatggtatgcagagaaaggcgtctagtttgttccgaaagaccttaacccacccaattggccccagttccgccctattgagaaatattgGGCAATCAtaaagaggagactcaaggtaAAAGGAAAaattgtcaaagacatcaatcagatgaagacctggtcaAATAAGATAGTCAAAACGAtgaacgaagaaagtgtgcgccgcctaataaGCCATATTACAGTAAAAGATTTGTGAtcagctcgactgctgcaactatcgcggcataacgttggtaaacgccgcctgcaaggtactctcccagatcctgttacaccggctgtcaccgaGAGCACAAGGCTTCGTCAGACGGTCCTCTACGTACCTAATTTTTACCATTCGACAGATctagcagaaatgtcgggagtacaaaaTGCCCATGCATCCCACtcttattgacttcaaagccgcttACGATACAGTCATTCGATACCAATTAGTATGCACAAAAAATTAAGAACGCCGCGAACATGCAATGCTTTATGTGATCAGTGACAGCAGAATTgcattttcaatgaaacttttacgCGCCGAGTCGTAACGTTAccattcaaaaaatatttttgaaaaattcatataaaacaaattacaaactaTTAACAAATTGAAGGTgagctacgccattctaaaagtGAATACTAACTAAGTCGAGGACCGAATATATTAAAAAAGAAATTGAATTCCAATAAGCAGCGATCGTTCACAGCCATAAACTCAAAGTAGTAGAAACGAAATTCAGTGTCGTCGGATTGTAAGGCATGCGTAAGGCGCGCCATCCTTTCGGAATCACCAGTCAAGCAAAATGCCAACTTCTAATAAGTTAGTTGTTGGTAATTATGCAGGTAGAGCTGGGGCACTGTAAGAAGGCAGAAACAACGCGTCAGTATGCCCTTATTGCGTCTCTTCCCAACAGCAGACGCAATGGTGCGTCAATTCGGATGAATTTTCTTTCTGAAATTTGCACAGAATCAAACATACCTTCTGCTTGAGGTCTTTAATATGCACGCGGCAGTAATAGGGTTACTTTCTCTTCGTTCTATTTCCCAAACAGCACAAGCtgagataaattaaaattttaaatagttTATTGTGAGTCCATTGTACACATCGGGCGAACTGAATTaggtataaattattttttgcttaaTAAAACCTAACTAATTATTTCACACACACGCGTATATATGTTTTCTAAGGATATAAATTATCTGTAGGTGGTCAccataaattaaattttcttctttttcttataaGCGAATTTTAGTAGAAACTTAATTACAATTTATACAAATGTAACATACAAACATAGACCGGTTGATAGGACGAGAGTGTTACTACTAACACTGCAAGCACAGTGATTGGTTTCCGGATTTGGAACATTCCACCGAAAAACATTTAGACTAAAATCGTTATTCAATTCATGCCTTTATTATGAACTTCAGTTTACTCTCAATGTTTTTCGATAAGAATTTTCTGCATTCTTTTTATTGTCGTTGCTGTAACGCTATTATTTACAAATATACTAATCGGATAACCAAAATACCTCCGGGAAACCTCCGGGGTCAAAATTATCGACTAACACGATGACGACATCGTGTGAGAGAGAACTTCTTCTATTTTAACAATCAGTCTGCAAAGCGGAACGTCTCAGGTTTGCCATTGCGGAAGTACTTGGAAACTAGATTCATCCGATTTCGCGGAGTGAATCGGCACTAAGGCACTAAGTTTAGCAGCCGGCAGTATGCTCTAAACAGTTTTGAAGTTGATCTACTAGTCACTTTTTAGATACAGTGGAGATAGTGTTTTAGGATCCAATTTTGATTCTGAATAATTCTAATATTTTATTTCTTCCGAATACATAAAACTAACGATAAATACTCCTGCTTTGAACATATTTTGACCTTAACAAATAGCCGAAGATAATTTTTGAACCAAATTCTTAATTTCCTGGATTCATACTTATTGTCTGGAACATGAATAATGTTTGTGATGCTCGTTGCCCATTATTGTTAATGCTCGTCAATGAGATGTTGTGGAGATTTTCTGGATGAGGTGTACTAAACTAGATGGTTGCAGGTGGCAAAACGTTTTTGATGCAACAATTTTTGACAATTGGCCAAGATTGAGTACATACACTCAAACCTAGGGAGCGTGCAGATTATGTACTtgattttatcatttattgAACTTGCAGTGCGACAACGCAACTAAAGGACAAGTGAACAAGAATAAGAATAGTTTTGCGCCAAACTCTTTGAAGGATTGTCGAACAACATAAAAATATGTCCGTAGGCGCAATTAATCCAAACATTTTGCATAGggtagaaaagttaaagttattatttaaaaaaatgtttacgtTAGATATCTAACAGAAGTTGAAGGTAAGAAAATTTAAGTTATAGCCACATGTCTAAAATAGAATTATCAAACATTCAAAATAGTTTTCCTAAGATTCACTGGGATTTATCGACCTATAAGCTTAGTACTGTTTGAATAGTTTTCGCTTTCTGGCACTTTTTTGCATCACAAACAGAATTCCTGgtcgcaatttttttttacatactAGGTACTGAACTTACCTCAACTTAATTCATTGCCTTCGTACAAACTCTCGCAGTTCTCGATCAACCGCAAGATCGGACCAATGTTGTACGGAAAAATGGTATCTGCAACGAGACGACTGATTTGCAGCCGCAAACTAATAAGCACCGTCATAACATTATCCAGCACCACGTTCTGATTTTGTTGATTGCTCTGCAAGGCAGCACTGCTGCTATTGTACATGACTGCTCTGGCGTTGCTGTAGCTGTTGTGCCTATAGTAACTCGAACAACTTTCCGTAAACATAGCCCAATTTTGACGAATGTACTTTAGAAACCGGAGCAAGAACAGCAGAAAACAGGTCTCCGTGCTGATCAGCAAGTCCAGAAAAAGGTGCGTAATATTCGGTCCCAGATTGGAAAACTCAATAAACGTGTAGACTGGATTCAGAATGGCGATAAGTTCCGGGAAAGCATTATTACGAAACGATATACCGGATGTAACGTCTAGCGTACACACCATAGCCTCCACCAAATAGTCGTCCTGATCATCAAACAGATGTATTAACACTTGGCTGAAGTGACTGTCCGGATGAAACTCGAGCTGATGCTTAAGATAGGCTTCCAGTTTCCGAACTACATCCCGAATGCTTCGCTCAATCATTTGAATTTCTTGCATGTCAATATCACTACTGTCCACACTACTATCGCTGGAATCACACCGAATTTCCTTAACGATAACTGCTACAGCCTTCAGGACCAAGAGTGCCATTTTCTGCATAAGCGTTCTATCGTAATGGGATCCGGCAGACGAGGAAGTAGAGGCTGTGTTCTGAGaactactactgctactgctaccaGCGTAACTACACCTTCCATTCTGGTCCGTTAAAGGAGATAGACGACTATCATGATACTGCACGACTTCACCTTTATGCCCAAGGAATCCTATCCCGCTTGTGTATATTGATTTCGGCATCTTATCTAATATGCGGTGGTCCTTGACGGATCTGACAACACTGTGAGCCAGACTGCCTACTTCTTCGGGAATAAAATCCTGCAACGCTAATGTACTGCCATAGCAGAGCGCTTCGTTAAACAACGTTAACATCTGCTTGTATATCACAGCGTTTTCAGTCGATAGAAGCAGGGCATGAAACTCGTCTAGTTTCGAACAGAACGGTTTTGTTTCCACCACCGATAAGTTTGCTTTAACACTGATTATACTTTCCCAGAGTCGCAGGAACGTTAAGATACAGGTTTCCGTAGCTATGCTTTGTGTGTTGTTTGGTCGAGACACCTCCGGAATTAATTTGCTGATGATTTTCACAAGCGCCGACCACTTTCGACCAAGGACGCAAATAGTTTCGCATTTGATTCTTGAGGTATCGAAGCTTTCCGAATCCGTTAAAGTGATAATATGGCATACTTGTTGGGAGGAACTTGAAGATATACTGCCGCTAGGATGCTGCTGGAGGGGCTGTTGGTGCTGACTTATTGCGCTGTGACTGGACAAGGGAAACGCACCCGTGTCTGTCAGTGGAGATGAGGCAGATGACGGACTAAAAATGCTATTAGTTAAAGCTTCTCCTCCATACTGTTGCGAACCGTAATGTGTGGCAAAGTAGTTATTTTCCAATGGAGGTGCATGAAACCCTCCAGACCCGGAAGGTCCAGCAACTGGCGCTTGTCCACTTTGAATGTCTTCCTCTAGTGGATGTTCGGTTTCATCTTTCCATTCTACAATCTGCTTAATAATATCCAAactaaagttgatttttttgaCCGCCAGAAAATCCGCTTGGTGAAAGCCAAATAAATTTGCTACGATCTTCTCCAGCCACCTGTCGTCCCAGTCGTCCTTAATTATAATCAGGAACGAGGATAAAATCCTTCCGGATAGGTAGTTTATAAACTTGTTATTGTAATTACACAAGCCAATAATCTCATCGACGTTCATCGAAACAAAATCCGCTTCCGGCTGCTGTTGATTTTCGCTCCGTATGAGATAATTACACATGTCCATTATCCCGGAGCATATGTTACCTTTGATATTTTGTTTCAAGTACGTATCAAAGAGCAGTTGTACATTGGACAAAAACTTGAGCAGATATTCGAACGGCCACTCAATCATTGGAAGCAATTGTCGTATTTTTCCTACTCTTCGATTTCCCTTGGTGTCCAATGGGGACGCATCTCTGCATACATAGTACGATTGAAAGGACATTAATAGCACCTCGGTTTCGAGTCGACATAGGCATTGTCGGGAAATAGCTTCCTGAAACAGCGCTTGATAACCAGACACCTGTCGTAGAAGCAGTTCCTCATCTTCCGCTTCTGGTCTGGAATCTGGCCTATCCAAAACTGCCGGTGACGGAGTGGCAACCGGAACAACTGCCGTTGTAGATGCGTTCGATGAGGGCGAAGAAGAGGACGTCGGCGGAGACGATGAGAGGGACGTTGAACTAGAACTGGCTGACGCTAAAAGCGATGATCCATTGGAAGAATTACCACTCGAACTGTCCACGACGTCGGAATCATTTTCAATTCGCTGTCGTTTCGACATCGGTTGTTCGTTCATCGGAGATGTGAGTGTATTGTTTCCATTTCCGATGTTACCCGGGACGATTGTAGAGGAAGAGGTTCCACTTGCCGAAACAGCCGCACTTCCAGTTCCGCTGCCAATTACCGCTACTGATGCACTAGTGTGCGCGGAACCCAGCGGCTTTTTGGATTCCTTTTCGTTTTGCAAAACCATCGATTGCAATGTGTAGTGTGATGTTTCGAAAATAGCGTTCGATCGCTGTTGATTCTAATTGCAGTTAATCACGGATAACCGTTTGTCGTGTTCGGTGATTTGGTGATGTTGCCAGACCATGTAGATGCATTTTGGAAATCTGTAACAAAAGTGAATTAACAATAATTAgtgtttaaggtgaaattagtcgtcatcaattctgccaatttcaaaagcagtttatttgtttgaaacaaaaattctgttcacgaaaatatattcgctgtgttcagattggcaagaagaatgcggaatttacatttttacaaacagaaccccacttttgggcccaaaaactgcttccgaaattgggcttttcgacgaaaagttaatgactgctaatttcccgttaagcaaATGTAGCTCAATTGAAGATTAGAAACATTAAATTACAGAAATGATGGTTGAAACGAAAAAATCCGTACAGACaaaactaactttttttttgctgccgTGCTTCAAGCACACGAAGGCTAAGACCAGACTTGGTCCATCTCGCCGACTAGCtttttttatagtcactttaacaacttagTTCATTCGTGACTGCGGCGGGGTTGGGAATggaacccgagtcctcggcgtgagaggaaaaattttatgattatttcttttagtttttattGCCAAGGTTCATGTGTTTATATAATACGGCGTAACCAGAGCAAGTGCAAATCGATCATGCGCGCTCGCAATAAAAATCCCAGACTATTCGCTCGTGAGTTAGCTAAACTGTTGAAATATCGCAAATTTATAGTGTTTGATGTAGTGAAACGCTTTGAAGACGGTTCGGTCATCAAGAGGAAAGCCGAAAGCGGCACCTgtgactttcgccaggtgtacgatggaaatctctcgaAGTAGTGCTGCAGCTCGTAGTTCACACACTTCCGCCACACTTCGCTTAccgtttgtgctccgccaaaaatattccgcaataccttttgttcaaatatggcaagtgaacgtatatcttccgtaagcaacgTTACAGTCTCGAGTGGCCAAAGTACTAcaagtctgattagcgtttggGACATCGTCAGCATTGTGCGGTTAAAACGTcatgcgaagggcaaagtatcTCCTCGTGTTCGGTGGTAACCAGAGATCCTAAATATAtaaactcatcaaccatttcAAGTTTATCGCCGCCAATAGCCATTCCCTATGCGGGGCGAACGTACtgttctctggagcctcttcctataatatatttggtttttaacgcattgatttgtagcccAACTCTTCTAACCATCGTTtaaagtctggcgtagattgtttCCCTCGTTTGAAGGATTATAGTTACTAATGATGTCAAAGGCttctgcgaaggctagaagttgaatacttttgctgaagatcgttactTTCGTTTCGTtgtccgctcgccggatcactccTTCAAGGgcgattttaaataacatacagaacagtccatcccctttccGCTACCTTCAGATTTGAgtaaccgcgtcagtttgtcagtTAGTCTCGTACACTCgaatgtatcgtatgctgcgctGAAATACACGAAAATACCATGCGTAGGCAGGTTGTTCTGCCGACGTTTGGGAATAAACGACGTAACAAGTTCTAGAAGAGCACTTTGCAAGCGACGTGCGTTTATCAGCGTAACGTCGCGGTGATTGTAGCAATCGAACCtccgccctttttgtagatgggacaaaccacacctgcCTTTCCGGTAGATTTTTCTTTTAAATCCTGAAAATTATCCAGTGATGTACCGTTGTCGGTCCTTTCAGCGACCTCACTCATCATCAGCTGTCCAGTTTCCCTCTGGACTCCTCAGGATTGGGAGCCAGGACAAAATTATTGTTCGGGGCCACTCCCAATTTCCGTTGCGCCTCCTTCACCATCAAAGACCAGTGCCTGTTCTGCGGGAGAAAGGAGGCTCAATCCACGGACATCTACAGAGTACAATGCTCTGTATGTTTTGGGCTCATTTTTCTTGTGCTGGTCTTTAAGGCGCTATTGGAAATGCAAATGCAGCAAGAGTGGGAGATGCGTGAGCAGGATCTCTAGTTCCAGCGTGAAATGCAAAAGTTACAACGGGAACAGGAATGGAAAATGCTGGAAAAGCAGCTTGCCGCGAAAAGAGTTCCTGAGTAAGAGGAATGCTATTCGAAAGGAGATAGACGATAGCATTCAGAGGGTCCACGCGCTGAAGGATGACGCAGCTGCTGTTGCGGGCACAGTCGGTGGTGCTTCAGAGAAGAAATCGAAGCAGAAGGTCAGCAGAAAGTACACACTGAGTTAGTAGGTAAGAGTATGGGCGCTATTCGGAAGTCAGGACTGCAGCGTAACCTTATGGAGGCCCAGTCAGAAAAGCTAGAAGTACAGATGGCAGCGAGGTGTAGCCGAAAAGAATGTGAAAATTAGTGTACATGGCAGTATTCGTACTACGATAGGTGGGCCGGgaccagggcccgacaacgtcaccttcaattgcataccgtcactcaacaatgaagtattgaagcttcggtttcaacagaagcagcatcaCTTCAGTTTGAAACTAACCttgtcagcgtcagcgaaacgggtttcacttcgtcatgacaTCATCGGgtttaacttttcatttgtacttttctttcaaatattcagaaaaaggccAGCAattatgaatgcaaatgaattgaatttgaataacatttactacaatgcaacgcatattaaagtaaACCTTGTCAATGTCGATGAATCGCACTTTGGTCGATTtatgtaaagctctgggcttaaacgtctctttaagactcgaccccttcccatcgacagagcccgcgggcggccatcagagttcaggacagccacggggccagtgcaaaaatccttctctatctagcagcaccgcctagccgaaactcgaacacgcgacacgaattgacttaattttcccatctgctaccttaggctgtgaaccattttgcGAAAATCCCAACCTCCCAGCAAAACCCCGACAGCCCGAGTCATTTCCCCACCCCTCGAAAATAACGCTGCTCTGAAGCATAATTTTTCTCGATAGTTATTCTAGGTACTAGCGTTATGTACGCAGGTGCGGAGGAACATCAAAACTCTATGctgttgaaattattttttcttcCACATGTAACAAGTTGATATTTACAGTCATTGAAGGTAAAATAACAGTTCGTCTGccaaaatatgaaatggttcgcattctgaactgatttatCCCTCTaatgggcaacatcgtaaaaacgatgcgatcgagcaaatgattattttatcatgaaagtacaatCAAAAGGAGCTAAGGTACACTCAAAAGAGCCGTCTACAGACGATTTTACCCGTTAGACGGTTAACTACTCGGCAGGAAATAACTATCGAGCTGTCAAACTACAACCAAAAAGTCAAAACCTTAGTGAAATGGTTCCCAGCCTTAGTAcctctacccaggtaaccaataagcattggtataagcagtaaatcaatcgtttattagcatccctggcgttttatactgctgGTTGCTGTTTATCCGCCTTTTGACTGcttaactgttgtaaattggcatcaacaattctatttaaattcttgtcggtaactagctgcaaataagcattatcagcactataagagggctagcagtaaagtagccgtatattttgccaaaatagcatttgaggcaacttaaatgcttattggcttgcatttaaattgcattgaacatgcttattggttacctgggtatcaTTGCCGTAATCATTGTAAAACGCCGTCCAAGTCGGGTTTGGTAgaccgcttacatccccttactaaccccaAGCCACAGAGAACCCAAGCCCCCACAGACGGCAGACCCAAtaaatccgacatttttcggaaatatttgtgacagctgtgataaatagggatgagcTCCAGAAACA is part of the Sabethes cyaneus chromosome 2, idSabCyanKW18_F2, whole genome shotgun sequence genome and harbors:
- the LOC128733757 gene encoding protein lines, whose amino-acid sequence is MVLQNEKESKKPLGSAHTSASVAVIGSGTGSAAVSASGTSSSTIVPGNIGNGNNTLTSPMNEQPMSKRQRIENDSDVVDSSSGNSSNGSSLLASASSSSTSLSSSPPTSSSSPSSNASTTAVVPVATPSPAVLDRPDSRPEAEDEELLLRQVSGYQALFQEAISRQCLCRLETEVLLMSFQSYYVCRDASPLDTKGNRRVGKIRQLLPMIEWPFEYLLKFLSNVQLLFDTYLKQNIKGNICSGIMDMCNYLIRSENQQQPEADFVSMNVDEIIGLCNYNNKFINYLSGRILSSFLIIIKDDWDDRWLEKIVANLFGFHQADFLAVKKINFSLDIIKQIVEWKDETEHPLEEDIQSGQAPVAGPSGSGGFHAPPLENNYFATHYGSQQYGGEALTNSIFSPSSASSPLTDTGAFPLSSHSAISQHQQPLQQHPSGSISSSSSQQVCHIITLTDSESFDTSRIKCETICVLGRKWSALVKIISKLIPEVSRPNNTQSIATETCILTFLRLWESIISVKANLSVVETKPFCSKLDEFHALLLSTENAVIYKQMLTLFNEALCYGSTLALQDFIPEEVGSLAHSVVRSVKDHRILDKMPKSIYTSGIGFLGHKGEVVQYHDSRLSPLTDQNGRCSYAGSSSSSSSQNTASTSSSAGSHYDRTLMQKMALLVLKAVAVIVKEIRCDSSDSSVDSSDIDMQEIQMIERSIRDVVRKLEAYLKHQLEFHPDSHFSQVLIHLFDDQDDYLVEAMVCTLDVTSGISFRNNAFPELIAILNPVYTFIEFSNLGPNITHLFLDLLISTETCFLLFLLRFLKYIRQNWAMFTESCSSYYRHNSYSNARAVMYNSSSAALQSNQQNQNVVLDNVMTVLISLRLQISRLVADTIFPYNIGPILRLIENCESLYEGNELS